In the Pseudanabaena sp. PCC 7367 genome, one interval contains:
- a CDS encoding DUF6930 domain-containing protein, with product MSTLNSLTLHRLQRLPRSSAIWEGDRRSLDKPHEHLEGTNLVQLNARLLNDAQAEYVLWVDGSSGIVRAMDVIGSNVGKEAVVRALLQAIERPQSPAQPSLPQKILICDRELQFYLRGVLQGLDITIEHTDRLPLIDEFFENILAQASSHPPDVPPERAPDLYQQAHILWQNAPWEYLWDHQVISIELNQWGLGTIYAVTMGRLGLEKGVIFYRSEESLLEFRHHISEEETAEDAVEETFLHQDCLFSLFEDNGSLSPPELSMLQSYGWGKEVKSNHGTHPIFGAIHPLEAGRPFLYEEEAIALTVILSAFNGFITQHKAKLKAGKFEQLSSKITLPTPASLPEPMVLKVKELKLQVGTQPNLSQEIHDIITENPFPDSTAPLIHEDLWPNNVAFRFLNLEWDKVDSIRQSPLYLQLAETDFPRKADALSVLLIQTSRPKAHALIEAIEDNGGIEAVCFNPAESIFGDKYDLGLVVLGTGELHLFGEFDHKKNAQTKSYRAWKKQCKTNQGRCAVIIAMGITSTEFRGKLAQHHIMAYYEVPLVSAQELGLGTISAQPILDYEFDL from the coding sequence ATGAGCACGCTTAATAGTTTGACCCTTCATCGCCTGCAACGACTGCCGCGATCGAGTGCGATCTGGGAGGGCGATCGCCGTTCCTTAGATAAGCCCCATGAGCATCTCGAAGGCACTAATTTGGTGCAGCTTAATGCTCGCCTCTTAAATGATGCCCAAGCTGAGTATGTGCTGTGGGTGGATGGCTCCAGTGGTATTGTCAGAGCCATGGATGTAATTGGCTCAAATGTGGGCAAAGAGGCGGTGGTAAGAGCCCTATTACAGGCGATCGAGCGGCCCCAGAGTCCAGCCCAGCCCAGCTTGCCCCAGAAAATATTAATATGCGATCGAGAATTGCAATTTTATTTGCGCGGCGTTTTACAAGGCTTGGACATTACGATCGAACATACCGATCGCTTGCCCTTAATTGATGAATTTTTTGAAAATATCTTGGCTCAGGCCAGCTCCCATCCGCCAGATGTCCCGCCTGAACGAGCACCAGATCTCTATCAGCAAGCGCATATTCTGTGGCAAAACGCCCCCTGGGAATATTTGTGGGATCATCAGGTGATTTCGATCGAACTAAACCAGTGGGGACTAGGCACCATTTATGCGGTGACAATGGGTCGCTTAGGGCTAGAAAAAGGGGTAATTTTCTATCGATCGGAAGAATCACTCCTAGAATTCCGGCATCATATCTCAGAAGAAGAAACCGCCGAAGATGCGGTCGAGGAAACTTTTCTACATCAAGATTGTTTATTTTCCCTGTTTGAAGATAACGGCTCCCTCTCTCCACCAGAACTAAGTATGTTGCAGTCCTATGGCTGGGGTAAGGAAGTAAAAAGTAATCACGGCACCCATCCAATTTTTGGTGCCATCCACCCCCTCGAAGCAGGGCGGCCATTTTTGTATGAAGAGGAGGCGATCGCTTTAACTGTGATCCTGTCTGCCTTCAATGGGTTTATTACTCAGCATAAAGCCAAACTTAAGGCCGGCAAATTCGAGCAGCTTAGCAGTAAGATTACGCTGCCAACCCCAGCATCGCTGCCTGAGCCAATGGTATTGAAGGTTAAAGAGTTAAAGCTACAAGTGGGTACTCAACCCAATCTGTCGCAAGAAATTCACGACATTATTACGGAAAATCCTTTCCCTGATTCCACTGCCCCCCTAATTCACGAAGATCTCTGGCCGAATAATGTTGCTTTTCGATTTTTAAATCTGGAGTGGGACAAGGTTGATTCAATCCGCCAAAGCCCTCTCTATTTACAGTTGGCGGAAACAGATTTCCCCCGTAAAGCCGACGCTCTGTCGGTGCTTTTGATCCAAACCTCTCGCCCCAAGGCTCACGCCCTAATCGAAGCGATCGAAGACAACGGCGGGATCGAGGCGGTTTGCTTTAACCCGGCAGAATCGATTTTTGGGGATAAATATGATTTGGGGCTGGTGGTTTTGGGTACGGGCGAGTTGCATTTGTTTGGTGAATTTGATCATAAAAAAAATGCCCAAACTAAGTCCTATCGAGCATGGAAAAAGCAATGTAAAACCAATCAGGGTAGATGTGCAGTAATTATTGCCATGGGCATTACCTCAACTGAGTTCCGTGGTAAGCTGGCGCAGCATCACATCATGGCCTATTACGAAGTACCGTTGGTGTCAGCTCAGGAATTGGGGTTGGGGACAATCTCGGCACAACCGATCTTAGATTACGAGTTTGATCTCTAG
- a CDS encoding LptA/OstA family protein — protein MNSDSSCPSHSHNSVVKAQQSQLTLASPKPGLFSLAKAIATAGLSLLLPLALPVIALTGLATRHSPLSPAAVQAQTTGTALTIRADVQEANAQTGIVTARGNVQMNYPARQITATSAQAEYFSNERRIVLSGNVVVNQRGNSIKAETITYLIDEARFEALPQESQQVESVYIVPDENLSATTAPTTTPVTEIKPTFKSLVSPPNDQLNSAEGEEAAPDEDADAADAKDTQTAE, from the coding sequence ATGAATTCAGACTCGTCTTGCCCCAGCCATTCCCACAATTCAGTTGTGAAAGCGCAACAGAGCCAGCTTACCCTAGCCAGCCCTAAGCCTGGTTTATTTAGTTTAGCTAAGGCGATCGCCACCGCTGGACTATCCTTGCTATTGCCGTTGGCATTGCCAGTAATAGCACTAACCGGGCTAGCCACTCGGCACAGTCCACTTAGCCCAGCCGCAGTCCAGGCTCAAACCACAGGCACTGCGTTGACGATCCGGGCTGATGTGCAGGAAGCTAACGCCCAAACTGGCATAGTTACCGCCAGGGGCAATGTACAAATGAACTATCCTGCCCGTCAAATTACCGCCACCTCTGCTCAGGCTGAGTATTTTTCCAATGAGCGGCGGATTGTGCTGTCGGGCAATGTGGTAGTAAATCAGCGTGGTAACAGCATCAAAGCGGAAACAATTACCTATTTGATCGATGAAGCCCGATTTGAGGCGCTGCCCCAGGAAAGCCAGCAGGTAGAATCGGTTTACATTGTGCCCGACGAGAACCTCTCGGCAACAACCGCGCCTACCACTACGCCAGTGACGGAAATTAAACCCACCTTCAAGAGCCTGGTCAGCCCACCTAACGATCAACTCAACTCCGCTGAAGGTGAGGAAGCTGCGCCTGATGAAGATGCAGATGCAGCAGATGCAAAAGATACACAAACCGCTGAATAA
- the lptB gene encoding LPS export ABC transporter ATP-binding protein — protein sequence MQLALNDVSKSYGRRTVVKSVNLTVKQGEIVGLLGPNGAGKTTTFYMATGLVQPNRGSVWLDDRDITDLPIHERARLGMAYLAQEPTIFRNLSVRDNLQLVMEQTGVPRYQQKARVNALIKDFQLTHVSGTKGIQISGGERRRTEIARALAIGKEGPKFLLLDEPFAGIDPIAVAEIQSIMADLRDRNMGILITDHNVRETLAIIDRAYIMREGQILAYGDRDQLADNAEVREYYLGKNFRF from the coding sequence ATGCAACTAGCCCTCAATGATGTGAGCAAAAGCTATGGGCGGCGCACCGTAGTTAAGTCCGTTAATCTAACCGTAAAGCAAGGTGAGATTGTGGGGCTATTGGGGCCAAACGGGGCTGGTAAAACGACTACTTTTTATATGGCAACAGGTTTGGTGCAGCCTAATCGGGGTTCGGTCTGGCTCGACGATCGAGATATTACTGACCTGCCGATCCATGAGCGGGCGAGGTTGGGGATGGCCTATCTGGCGCAAGAGCCAACGATTTTTCGCAATTTATCGGTGCGAGATAATTTGCAACTGGTAATGGAGCAAACCGGGGTGCCCCGCTATCAACAAAAAGCCAGGGTAAATGCCTTAATTAAGGATTTTCAACTCACCCATGTTAGCGGCACCAAGGGGATTCAAATTTCTGGGGGTGAACGCCGCCGCACCGAAATTGCCCGTGCCCTGGCGATCGGCAAAGAAGGCCCTAAGTTTTTGCTGTTGGATGAACCATTTGCGGGGATTGACCCGATCGCAGTGGCCGAAATCCAGTCGATTATGGCTGATTTGCGCGATCGAAATATGGGTATTCTGATCACAGACCATAATGTACGCGAGACTCTGGCAATTATCGATCGAGCCTATATTATGCGGGAGGGACAAATCTTGGCCTATGGCGATCGGGATCAGCTCGCTGATAACGCCGAAGTGAGGGAATACTACCTCGGTAAAAATTTCCGATTCTAG
- a CDS encoding LptF/LptG family permease, protein MATVNKLRDRRKPKKAKQLNVSNRPLLALVPSISIMDRYLSYEMIAPFMFGVGAFTSIALAIGSLFELVRLMTDAGLDLWSAIQIFGLRLPGFMVYSFPMAVLLSTLISYSRLSSDGEITALRSCGISVYRLVGPAIALSLIVSGLTFAFNEVIVPSANWQAKTTLRTALNEDNPLFKTNDIFYNQYGDIVYPDGRVESGLVRSFYARRFDGTQMIDLTVMDFSQGSLQQISVAKSAFWLTSQNVWQFNDGTTYIISPDGSYQSILSFEEQRLKLPRAPLDLAQEQRSSDEMNIRELSRHVELIRQSGNIKEERKLEVRLQQKYALPFICLVFALVGAPLGMRPQRTSTALGFGLSVLIIFGYYVLLFICGALGQVGIIAPLVAAWLPNIICLSIGGLLLSRVN, encoded by the coding sequence ATGGCAACCGTAAACAAGTTGAGAGATCGCCGCAAACCCAAAAAAGCTAAGCAGCTTAATGTTAGCAATCGCCCATTGCTAGCGTTGGTGCCGAGCATCTCAATTATGGATCGCTATCTTAGCTATGAGATGATTGCACCCTTTATGTTTGGGGTGGGCGCATTTACTTCGATCGCGCTGGCGATCGGCTCGTTGTTTGAGCTGGTGCGCTTGATGACCGATGCCGGGTTAGACCTGTGGTCAGCGATCCAGATTTTTGGCCTTCGCTTGCCAGGGTTTATGGTTTATTCGTTCCCGATGGCAGTTTTATTGTCTACCCTGATTAGCTATAGTCGTTTGTCTTCCGATGGTGAAATTACGGCGTTGCGCAGTTGCGGCATTAGTGTCTATCGATTGGTGGGGCCAGCGATCGCCCTGAGTTTGATCGTATCGGGGCTGACCTTTGCCTTTAATGAAGTGATTGTCCCTTCCGCCAACTGGCAGGCCAAAACAACCCTGCGTACTGCCTTGAACGAAGACAATCCGTTATTTAAAACCAACGATATTTTCTACAATCAATACGGTGACATTGTTTATCCCGATGGCAGGGTTGAGAGCGGCTTGGTGCGTAGCTTTTATGCCCGTCGCTTCGATGGGACGCAGATGATCGATCTAACGGTGATGGATTTTTCCCAGGGATCATTGCAGCAAATTTCTGTGGCTAAGTCGGCATTTTGGCTCACCTCCCAAAATGTATGGCAGTTCAATGATGGCACCACCTACATCATCAGCCCCGATGGGTCTTATCAAAGTATTCTGAGTTTTGAAGAACAACGCCTAAAATTGCCACGGGCACCATTAGACCTGGCCCAGGAACAACGCAGCTCCGATGAAATGAATATTCGGGAGTTGAGTCGGCATGTGGAGTTAATTCGCCAGTCTGGCAACATTAAAGAAGAAAGAAAACTGGAAGTGCGATTGCAGCAAAAGTACGCGTTGCCATTTATTTGTCTGGTGTTTGCCCTGGTTGGTGCGCCATTGGGAATGCGACCGCAACGCACCAGCACGGCGCTGGGGTTTGGCCTCAGTGTCTTGATTATTTTCGGTTACTATGTGCTGCTGTTTATTTGTGGCGCACTGGGACAGGTGGGGATCATTGCGCCATTGGTGGCGGCATGGCTGCCCAATATTATTTGCCTGTCGATCGGTGGTTTGCTACTAAGCCGAGTCAACTAG